A region from the Salifodinibacter halophilus genome encodes:
- the recC gene encoding exodeoxyribonuclease V subunit gamma, which translates to MFYLYHHNNLERLAELFAVIRSQHKASPLAVDTVLAPNAGIGHWLRIQIAESEGVAANITGRLPGEFIWGLLHAVMDGADMGGHFESDRLPWHLYAALPEIASEVPAVADYLGTPIDEVRRYQLARQLANVFDQYLVYRADMLARWENGETPTDNPGRWQAEVWRWLTQPERLGRVHRARMLADFVSQLGNDRTLQERVIRYCPTRLYCFGLIALPPDHLRLLYALAEHVDVYFLLPNPSAAYWGDITTSRPALELPADDDGASLPGEAEVATDHPLLGALGRMARDTLRLLYADEFTGMIEPELGTLMAYDVPGRDTLLHRIQSDIVELDCSNPPQGMHAADTSFEIHACHSRLREIQVLHDQLLDRLATDDKCVAAGKTGQHERLAPRDIIVMLPDVGAYAPAIEAVFGGAPADRYLPYGLADQPRSANHPIVTTISALLDLPLSRWSASELLNLLAVPAVMRRFELSASELDTITNWVNEAGIRWGRDADHRAELGAGKFGQNTWQSGVDRLLLGVAQSDAETLIDGVAPWPDLEGAATAALGKLWRFQTTLAQTAEQLVEPATPGEWQTRLNALLDALIAPAHDAPDEQRAIDGLRSVFAELETAEDCTRDISLTDDRRLSWAAVRDMLSTRLSSPSERQPFIAGGITFCGMIPLRAVPFRVVCLLGLNDGTFPRQETGRGFNVIFDQPRLGDRNIRDDDRLLFLQALTAARDAFYISYLGQNVHTGETLPPSPIVGETLSFVHRHYFSDWSTDEFHRRLIHEQPMQPFSIRYFSPHETDPRVFTFGGDWRDATQAALGAREPCKPLLDGCAAPLPETIEAIDLASLKRFFDHPPRAFFRERLKLDLDIEEQQITDTEPIALDALGASGLRQRLFESAHKADLEAVDTVPSALERARGTLPPPPLDQANYAAEAKAVNALLPTWHAWHTDGTPATVDIDLTIDGVRVTGRVDRVWPSALRRLRPGRLRTRFQLRYWIEYLATVAAGYDVTLEIAGFVNKKNTTESAHYVGHVDRDTARTELAGLIRLYIDGQQQPLAYHPDLDDEYIAHQNKAFANFSHRFQKNVDHPHHLTRDPYFARLLGDDSSPLGDSENDSAFIAAIEAVSASLKQTLKPFDPNSETSV; encoded by the coding sequence ATGTTCTATCTTTACCACCACAACAACCTGGAACGGCTAGCGGAGCTATTCGCCGTAATCCGGAGCCAGCATAAAGCTTCACCGCTGGCGGTGGACACGGTGCTCGCGCCCAACGCCGGCATCGGGCACTGGCTACGTATTCAGATCGCCGAGAGCGAAGGCGTTGCCGCAAATATTACGGGCCGGCTACCCGGTGAGTTCATCTGGGGGCTGCTACACGCGGTGATGGACGGCGCCGACATGGGCGGCCACTTTGAGTCGGATCGCCTGCCCTGGCACCTCTACGCTGCTCTGCCCGAAATCGCATCCGAGGTCCCTGCGGTCGCCGATTACCTGGGCACGCCGATCGACGAGGTGCGGCGTTATCAACTCGCCCGCCAGCTCGCCAACGTATTCGACCAATACCTCGTATACCGAGCCGATATGCTCGCACGCTGGGAAAACGGCGAGACGCCAACCGATAACCCCGGCCGCTGGCAGGCCGAAGTCTGGCGCTGGCTTACCCAACCGGAACGGCTTGGTCGCGTACATCGTGCGCGCATGCTTGCCGATTTCGTCTCCCAGCTCGGCAATGATCGGACACTCCAGGAACGCGTTATTCGCTACTGCCCGACGCGGCTGTATTGCTTTGGCCTCATTGCTTTACCGCCCGACCATTTACGGCTGCTCTACGCGTTGGCCGAACACGTCGATGTGTATTTCCTGTTGCCCAATCCCAGTGCGGCCTACTGGGGAGACATCACTACGAGTCGCCCGGCACTGGAGCTGCCGGCCGACGACGATGGCGCCAGCCTGCCGGGCGAAGCCGAGGTCGCGACCGATCATCCTCTGCTGGGCGCGCTGGGGCGTATGGCGCGCGACACGCTGCGTCTACTGTATGCCGACGAATTTACCGGCATGATCGAGCCCGAGCTCGGCACGCTCATGGCCTACGACGTGCCCGGGCGAGACACGCTGCTGCACCGCATCCAGTCGGATATCGTCGAGCTCGACTGCAGCAACCCGCCACAGGGCATGCACGCGGCCGACACCTCGTTCGAGATCCACGCCTGTCACAGCCGGCTCCGGGAGATTCAAGTACTACACGATCAGCTGCTCGACCGGCTGGCCACGGACGACAAGTGCGTCGCTGCCGGCAAAACCGGGCAACACGAACGGCTGGCTCCACGCGACATCATCGTCATGTTGCCGGACGTTGGCGCCTATGCACCCGCCATCGAGGCGGTTTTCGGCGGCGCCCCCGCCGACCGCTATCTACCTTACGGCCTAGCCGACCAGCCACGCTCGGCTAACCATCCGATCGTAACCACGATATCGGCGTTACTCGATTTGCCGCTATCGCGCTGGAGCGCGAGCGAATTGTTGAATCTGCTCGCGGTTCCCGCGGTCATGCGCCGCTTCGAATTGTCGGCCAGCGAATTGGACACGATTACCAACTGGGTCAACGAAGCCGGCATCCGCTGGGGCCGTGACGCCGACCACCGCGCCGAACTCGGCGCCGGCAAATTCGGACAAAATACCTGGCAATCCGGGGTGGACCGCCTGCTGCTCGGCGTTGCGCAGTCGGATGCTGAAACATTGATCGACGGCGTCGCACCATGGCCCGATCTGGAAGGGGCGGCCACCGCCGCGCTTGGCAAACTCTGGCGATTCCAAACCACGCTGGCACAAACCGCTGAGCAGCTGGTAGAACCCGCCACGCCGGGCGAATGGCAGACACGGTTGAACGCATTACTCGACGCGTTGATCGCGCCGGCCCACGACGCACCAGACGAGCAGCGCGCCATCGATGGGCTGCGCTCGGTGTTTGCCGAGCTAGAAACCGCCGAGGACTGCACGCGCGACATTTCGCTAACCGATGACCGACGCCTATCCTGGGCTGCCGTGCGCGACATGCTGAGCACCCGACTGTCCAGCCCAAGCGAACGCCAACCATTTATCGCCGGCGGCATCACATTCTGCGGCATGATCCCGCTGCGCGCGGTCCCGTTTCGCGTGGTTTGCCTGCTGGGACTCAACGACGGCACCTTCCCGCGCCAGGAAACCGGCCGCGGATTCAATGTCATTTTCGACCAACCACGCCTTGGCGACCGCAACATACGCGACGACGACCGTCTCCTGTTCCTGCAGGCTCTAACCGCCGCACGCGATGCGTTCTACATCAGCTACCTCGGCCAAAACGTACACACGGGCGAGACCCTCCCGCCCTCGCCGATTGTCGGTGAAACGCTATCGTTCGTACATCGCCATTATTTCAGCGACTGGTCCACCGACGAATTCCACCGCCGGCTCATCCACGAACAGCCGATGCAGCCATTTTCGATACGCTATTTCTCGCCGCACGAAACCGACCCACGCGTGTTTACCTTCGGTGGCGACTGGCGCGACGCGACCCAGGCCGCGCTCGGCGCGCGCGAACCGTGCAAGCCGCTGCTCGACGGCTGCGCAGCCCCACTGCCCGAGACAATCGAAGCGATCGATCTAGCCAGCCTCAAACGTTTTTTCGATCATCCGCCGCGCGCCTTCTTCCGCGAGCGTCTTAAATTGGACCTCGACATCGAGGAACAACAAATCACCGACACCGAGCCAATCGCACTCGATGCCCTTGGCGCATCAGGCCTGCGCCAACGCTTGTTTGAGAGCGCCCATAAAGCCGACCTGGAAGCGGTCGATACCGTGCCGAGCGCGTTGGAACGTGCCCGCGGCACACTGCCGCCCCCGCCGTTGGACCAGGCCAATTACGCCGCCGAAGCCAAGGCAGTCAACGCGCTGTTGCCAACCTGGCACGCCTGGCACACCGACGGCACGCCAGCGACCGTCGACATCGATTTAACAATTGACGGCGTGCGTGTAACCGGCCGCGTCGACCGCGTTTGGCCCAGCGCCCTGCGACGCCTCCGCCCAGGTCGACTACGGACCCGATTCCAGCTTCGCTACTGGATCGAGTATCTGGCCACGGTCGCCGCTGGCTACGACGTTACGCTCGAAATCGCCGGATTCGTAAACAAAAAGAACACTACCGAGTCAGCACACTACGTCGGCCATGTGGATCGCGACACCGCACGCACCGAACTAGCCGGTTTGATCCGTTTGTATATCGACGGCCAACAACAGCCGCTGGCTTATCATCCGGATCTGGACGACGAATACATCGCACATCAGAACAAGGCGTTCGCCAACTTCAGTCATCGCTTTCAAAAAAACGTCGATCATCCCCATCACCTGACTCGTGATCCTTACTTCGCGCGCCTGCTCGGCGACGACTCATCACCACTCGGCGACAGCGAAAACGACAGTGCGTTTATCGCCGCGATCGAGGCTGTGAGCGCGTCACTCAAGCAAACGCTGAAGCCGTTCGATCCAAACAGCGAAACGTCGGTATGA
- a CDS encoding gluconokinase, whose amino-acid sequence MDRRVIVMGVSGIGKSSLGEAIGTNLSVPYIDGDQYHPQANVDKMAHGTPLNDDDRAGWLDKLSNLISDHQNQGQSALIGCSALKKSYREKLRQGDPNLLFLFLEGSFEVIRARMRQRDHFFSDDLLVTQFETLEAPGADEAIAVNIDSDFDTVVSRALDSLRPYFT is encoded by the coding sequence ATGGATCGCCGGGTTATCGTGATGGGAGTTTCTGGCATTGGCAAATCAAGCTTAGGAGAAGCTATCGGTACAAACCTGTCGGTACCGTATATTGATGGCGATCAGTATCATCCCCAGGCTAATGTCGACAAAATGGCCCATGGGACGCCCTTAAATGATGATGATCGCGCCGGATGGCTTGACAAGCTGTCTAATTTGATTTCTGATCATCAAAATCAGGGCCAGTCGGCTTTAATTGGCTGTTCCGCTCTAAAAAAGAGTTATCGTGAAAAGTTACGGCAGGGTGATCCGAATTTGTTATTCCTGTTTTTAGAGGGAAGTTTCGAAGTGATTCGCGCCCGTATGCGCCAACGCGATCACTTTTTTTCGGATGATCTTCTCGTTACGCAGTTCGAAACGCTCGAAGCGCCCGGCGCGGATGAAGCGATAGCGGTCAATATAGACTCTGACTTTGACACGGTCGTCAGTCGGGCACTCGATTCGTTGCGTCCATACTTTACATAA
- a CDS encoding gluconate permease: protein MPLVITVLGLALLLFLIMKLKVHTFISLAIVTFLLALALGIPLDKIVDTVESGFGDTLASTGLIFGFGAILGKLIADAGGAQRIAVTLVARFGERNIQWSVVLVSVILGIALFFEIGIVLLVPIVYQMAKQVRLPLLYLGLPMTVGLSVMHGFLPPHPGPVVIASQFHANVGLVLLYGFIIAIPTVIIAGPVFTFFALRMVPSAFDKDKKPGAIAVLGDAKQFDLEQTPNFGISVFTAAFPVILMALATLVSLAERAFGLADNPVTNFIHMISEPTTVMFLAVVVAIFTMGIQRGIPIPRLMESAETSVKTIALLLLIIGISGSLKQVLIEGGVGDYVATLFEGSDMSPILLVWLIAAVIRITLGSATVAALTTAGLALPLIQGSGANFALITLATGSGSLIASHVNDTGFWMVKEAFGLTMKETFCTWTVLETIISVCGLVFALMLSTFV, encoded by the coding sequence ATGCCATTAGTCATAACCGTATTGGGATTAGCACTTTTGCTTTTCTTAATCATGAAGTTAAAGGTTCATACCTTTATCTCACTGGCCATTGTCACCTTCCTTCTGGCTCTGGCGCTCGGAATTCCGCTGGATAAAATTGTCGACACGGTCGAATCCGGTTTCGGTGACACGCTGGCCAGTACGGGGCTGATTTTTGGGTTCGGTGCCATTCTGGGCAAATTGATAGCAGATGCGGGCGGTGCACAACGCATTGCGGTCACATTGGTCGCTCGGTTTGGTGAGCGAAACATCCAGTGGTCGGTCGTTCTGGTTTCGGTCATCCTGGGGATCGCGCTGTTTTTTGAAATCGGCATCGTGTTGCTTGTGCCGATCGTCTATCAAATGGCCAAGCAGGTCAGGTTGCCGCTTTTGTATCTAGGGCTTCCCATGACGGTGGGTTTGTCGGTCATGCATGGCTTTTTACCGCCGCATCCAGGGCCGGTGGTTATCGCTAGCCAGTTCCATGCCAATGTTGGTTTGGTTCTGCTTTACGGATTCATTATCGCGATACCGACCGTCATTATCGCGGGGCCGGTATTTACATTTTTTGCATTGCGTATGGTGCCATCGGCTTTTGATAAAGATAAAAAGCCTGGTGCAATTGCTGTTCTGGGGGATGCCAAGCAGTTCGACTTGGAGCAAACCCCAAACTTCGGTATCAGCGTGTTCACCGCTGCGTTCCCGGTCATCCTCATGGCATTGGCAACGTTGGTGTCGCTTGCGGAGCGGGCATTCGGTTTAGCCGATAATCCGGTCACGAACTTTATCCATATGATTAGTGAGCCGACGACGGTTATGTTTTTAGCCGTTGTGGTCGCTATTTTCACAATGGGCATTCAGCGTGGCATCCCGATTCCTCGGCTCATGGAGTCGGCTGAAACCTCGGTTAAAACGATCGCTCTCCTGCTACTGATTATCGGTATCAGTGGTTCGCTGAAGCAGGTTTTAATTGAAGGTGGGGTTGGAGATTATGTCGCCACGCTCTTTGAAGGTAGCGATATGTCGCCAATCCTGCTGGTTTGGCTGATTGCTGCTGTTATCCGTATTACGCTGGGGTCTGCCACAGTAGCCGCATTGACGACGGCCGGACTGGCTTTGCCCCTGATCCAGGGTAGCGGCGCGAATTTTGCCTTGATCACATTAGCGACTGGCAGTGGCAGTTTGATTGCATCGCACGTCAACGACACTGGCTTCTGGATGGTCAAGGAAGCATTTGGCCTGACGATGAAGGAAACATTCTGCACCTGGACTGTGTTGGAGACGATTATTTCCGTGTGCGGTCTGGTTTTTGCATTGATGTTGAGCACCTTTGTGTAA
- the uxuA gene encoding mannonate dehydratase produces the protein MEYTWRWFGPNDPVSLAEIRQTGATGIVTALHEIDNASAWPEAAIHERKAAIEAEGLTWSVVESVPVTEAIRTAGPGCDADIEAYATTLLRLGAAGIKTVCYNFMPVADWTRTDLMRPLPNGGAALAFDYIACVAFDLFILQRPEAAGDYTAAERAAAATYIETLDDAARQRLIDNITAGLPGANAGYDLTGFRSAVAAYDHIGHAELRENLRYFLARVVPAAEQAGVHLAIHPDDPPQPLFGLPRIVSNADDARWILEAVDSPANGLTFCTGSYGAAAENDLAAMAAAFAHRIHFVHLRSVACDRAEPRSFYETEHLGGDVDVAGVMSQLLNAEEHRHSSLPMRADHGHHLLGDAGRPTRAGYPLYGRLKGLSELRGLAMGLRYSS, from the coding sequence ATGGAATATACATGGCGTTGGTTTGGGCCGAATGATCCGGTTTCGCTGGCCGAAATACGCCAGACGGGAGCCACGGGCATTGTGACCGCCTTGCATGAAATCGATAATGCCAGTGCTTGGCCGGAAGCCGCGATCCATGAGCGTAAGGCGGCTATCGAGGCTGAAGGTCTGACCTGGTCGGTGGTCGAAAGCGTGCCGGTTACCGAGGCTATCCGGACCGCTGGCCCTGGCTGTGACGCCGATATCGAAGCCTACGCCACAACACTACTGCGGCTGGGTGCGGCTGGCATCAAGACGGTTTGCTATAACTTCATGCCGGTCGCCGATTGGACCCGCACCGATCTCATGCGCCCGCTGCCTAATGGCGGCGCGGCGTTGGCGTTTGATTATATTGCCTGCGTTGCGTTCGACTTGTTTATTCTGCAGCGGCCGGAAGCGGCTGGTGATTACACGGCTGCCGAGCGTGCCGCAGCCGCAACTTATATTGAAACACTGGATGACGCGGCGCGTCAGCGCTTGATCGACAATATTACCGCCGGGTTGCCCGGCGCCAATGCCGGTTACGATCTAACCGGCTTTCGTTCGGCGGTGGCCGCCTATGACCATATCGGTCATGCAGAGCTGCGCGAGAATCTGCGCTATTTCCTGGCGCGCGTGGTCCCAGCCGCCGAGCAAGCCGGTGTGCATTTGGCCATTCACCCGGATGATCCGCCACAGCCATTATTCGGGTTGCCGCGCATCGTCTCCAATGCTGATGATGCCCGTTGGATCCTGGAGGCGGTTGACAGCCCAGCCAATGGGTTGACGTTTTGCACGGGGTCCTACGGCGCCGCGGCGGAAAATGATTTGGCTGCAATGGCGGCGGCATTCGCCCATCGCATCCATTTTGTTCATTTGCGCTCGGTGGCGTGTGACCGAGCTGAGCCGAGATCTTTCTACGAGACCGAGCACTTGGGCGGCGATGTCGATGTGGCGGGAGTTATGAGCCAGTTGTTGAACGCGGAAGAACATCGGCATTCCTCGCTGCCGATGCGCGCTGATCACGGCCACCATTTGCTCGGCGATGCGGGACGACCCACCCGTGCCGGTTATCCACTCTATGGTCGGCTGAAAGGGCTATCCGAATTGCGCGGGTTAGCAATGGGGCTGCGATATTCGAGCTGA
- a CDS encoding cytochrome ubiquinol oxidase subunit I, producing the protein MDQSLAVFLTRIDFAWVTSLHFLYPPLTIGLSVLLLFSEWRWLRSDDEYWYRLVRFFEKLFIINFGAGVATGVTMEMAFGILYGPFSQAAGPYFGNVLGYETITAFMYEAGFIGLMIFGWGKISRGMHLFATFNVMLSSSLSAFWIMNANSWMHTPTGVELRDGIFHVTDWGAAIFNPNFLTAFPHMWVASLELALFFVAGVSAWFVLKGRHIALFQRPLKYALLAALVVTPLQIYVGDELGMVVGESQPSALASMEGHYKTYSDDGSANTGWHLLGWPDAEGEQMAWSVTIPQALSLIETRSFDSTVPGLDQFKPENTPPVGIPFYAFRMMVAIGGFLFLVALWGGWLICRKRLTVSAIAQNRWFLRVLVFSAFLPFLAIWTGWWAREIARQPWLVFGMMRVSEGVSKMTVFEASLWLVGFTFFELIVWYFTWYFLAKVIREGPDMDSPVVYGGDEALGHLEEAPETDEAQPTYVRP; encoded by the coding sequence ATGGACCAATCATTGGCTGTTTTTCTGACGCGGATCGATTTCGCGTGGGTGACGAGCCTTCACTTTCTGTATCCGCCGTTGACGATCGGCTTGTCCGTGCTGCTGCTTTTTTCGGAATGGCGCTGGTTGCGCAGTGACGACGAATATTGGTACCGACTGGTTCGGTTTTTCGAAAAACTGTTCATCATCAACTTTGGGGCTGGTGTCGCGACCGGTGTGACCATGGAGATGGCCTTCGGCATTCTCTACGGTCCGTTTTCGCAGGCTGCTGGACCGTATTTCGGCAACGTTCTCGGCTACGAAACAATCACTGCGTTTATGTATGAGGCCGGATTCATCGGGTTGATGATTTTCGGCTGGGGCAAGATTAGCCGTGGTATGCATCTGTTTGCCACGTTTAATGTGATGCTGTCGTCGTCGCTATCGGCGTTCTGGATCATGAATGCCAACTCCTGGATGCATACACCAACGGGGGTGGAGCTTCGCGATGGCATATTCCACGTAACCGATTGGGGCGCGGCAATCTTCAACCCGAACTTTCTCACCGCTTTCCCGCATATGTGGGTTGCCTCGCTTGAGTTGGCGCTGTTTTTCGTCGCGGGGGTGAGTGCCTGGTTCGTGCTCAAGGGCCGCCATATCGCGTTATTTCAACGGCCGCTCAAATACGCACTTTTGGCGGCACTCGTGGTGACACCATTGCAGATCTATGTCGGCGATGAACTTGGCATGGTCGTGGGGGAAAGCCAGCCGTCCGCACTGGCGTCCATGGAAGGTCATTACAAGACTTACAGCGACGATGGCAGCGCCAACACCGGCTGGCATCTGCTGGGCTGGCCTGATGCTGAAGGGGAGCAGATGGCTTGGTCGGTCACGATCCCACAAGCGCTCAGCCTGATTGAGACTCGCTCGTTTGATAGCACGGTGCCTGGACTCGATCAATTCAAGCCAGAAAATACGCCGCCGGTCGGGATCCCGTTCTACGCGTTTCGGATGATGGTGGCGATCGGCGGATTCTTGTTCCTGGTTGCCCTCTGGGGCGGTTGGTTGATCTGTCGTAAGCGACTCACAGTGTCTGCAATCGCTCAGAACCGATGGTTTTTGCGGGTCCTGGTGTTCAGCGCATTTTTGCCGTTTCTAGCGATCTGGACCGGCTGGTGGGCACGGGAAATCGCGCGTCAGCCGTGGCTCGTTTTCGGCATGATGCGGGTCTCGGAAGGCGTGAGCAAAATGACCGTTTTCGAAGCCAGTCTCTGGTTGGTCGGTTTCACCTTTTTTGAGCTGATTGTTTGGTATTTCACCTGGTATTTCCTGGCCAAGGTCATACGCGAAGGACCGGATATGGACAGTCCCGTCGTCTATGGCGGTGACGAAGCGCTGGGCCACCTCGAAGAGGCGCCCGAAACCGATGAAGCCCAACCCACCTACGTTCGGCCATAG
- a CDS encoding cytochrome d ubiquinol oxidase subunit II: MNELSQAHTFVVYAWWFALGFSFLMYIMLDGADLGAGVFSLFVRDHQERGAIMATMAGTWDANETWLVVAGGIMFGTFPNVYGSAFHYLMLPLVIVLWSIMMRAVSLEFRHHAERSQWLWDGLFGGASLTTVFFAGMAMGAVLQGYPLTSEQVPTYPGGLFRFISPFSIWTGVGAVIASSLAGSLFIRARFKRTEDIRRRAAIWTDWSFYASLAAVVITVVWSLLIFPWVAEKWLGPNVWVWLCVAFVIFLAVVQMRRASRKERDLVAILWLNLAIALMWLSMMFTMLPWIVPGTWTIFEGASPSVSLFTFTLAMSSFLPVMLLYNWYQIWVFRARVSRLAGYGD, encoded by the coding sequence ATGAACGAGCTGTCACAGGCCCATACTTTTGTCGTTTACGCGTGGTGGTTCGCGTTGGGCTTTAGTTTTTTGATGTACATCATGCTCGACGGGGCCGATCTTGGCGCCGGGGTGTTTTCACTGTTCGTACGTGATCACCAAGAGCGTGGTGCGATTATGGCCACGATGGCTGGCACCTGGGACGCCAACGAGACCTGGTTGGTGGTGGCTGGCGGCATTATGTTTGGCACGTTTCCCAATGTGTACGGCTCGGCGTTTCACTATCTGATGCTGCCGCTGGTTATCGTTCTCTGGAGCATCATGATGCGGGCGGTTTCGCTGGAATTTCGGCATCACGCCGAGCGCAGCCAATGGCTCTGGGATGGTTTGTTCGGGGGCGCAAGCCTGACAACTGTATTTTTTGCCGGCATGGCCATGGGCGCGGTGCTCCAGGGGTATCCGCTGACGTCCGAGCAGGTCCCGACTTACCCGGGTGGTCTGTTTCGTTTCATCAGTCCGTTCAGTATCTGGACCGGCGTCGGTGCGGTCATCGCGTCCTCACTGGCCGGTAGTCTGTTCATTCGTGCGCGGTTCAAGCGCACCGAGGATATTCGGCGACGCGCCGCGATCTGGACCGATTGGTCCTTCTACGCTTCGTTGGCCGCGGTGGTCATCACCGTCGTATGGAGTCTGTTGATCTTTCCCTGGGTTGCCGAGAAATGGCTTGGTCCGAACGTCTGGGTGTGGTTGTGCGTCGCATTCGTTATTTTCTTGGCGGTCGTGCAGATGCGCCGTGCGTCCCGAAAAGAGCGCGATCTGGTCGCGATTCTGTGGCTTAATTTGGCGATTGCGCTGATGTGGTTAAGCATGATGTTCACTATGCTGCCTTGGATCGTCCCCGGCACCTGGACGATTTTCGAAGGTGCCAGTCCATCGGTGTCGTTGTTCACCTTTACGCTCGCCATGAGCAGCTTTTTGCCAGTCATGCTCCTCTATAACTGGTATCAGATCTGGGTTTTCCGGGCGCGTGTTAGTCGGCTTGCCGGTTACGGTGATTAA
- the cydD gene encoding thiol reductant ABC exporter subunit CydD, with protein MPRATGKALDAWLRAQARRVRAPLALAVGVGAVDGLLIIAQAALLALVINAVAIESANLSVVWPWLWGLLGVFAGRAVTAALMTVTAFEAGARLKHDIRRRLYAHIRALGPNWVRGQQSGDLATMLTDGVEALENYYVAYLPQMRLAAFVPVAILVFVFPADWVAGVILLITAPLIPFFMVVIGKGAEYLNQRQWRRLARMSAHFFDAIEGLTTLKLFNASRREAEVVARMADDYRSRTMAVLRVAFVSSLVLEFLATIAIAMVAVYVGFRLYYGEMSFLPGLFVLLLAPEFFKPLRDMGTQYHARMEAIGASEQIVDLLNTTVPPVAGDASPVREQALTVAFENVGFAYDDGVQVVDDVSFRVARGQRVALVGPSGAGKTTLSHLLLGFVAPSRGRIVVNGVDLAECDDNTWLQKVAWLPQRPTLFYGTIGDNIRLGCPAASTASVRQAAADANAAAFIEALPAGYDTHVGDGGQGLSGGEIQRVALARAFLKNAELVVLDEASASLDPETERLVTDSVERLAEDRAMLVIAHRLDTVRRADHILVLDQGRIVEQGDHGSLLAQAGLYAEMLGFYQGSSYA; from the coding sequence ATGCCGCGCGCCACGGGTAAAGCGCTGGATGCTTGGCTGCGCGCGCAGGCCCGACGTGTGCGTGCGCCGTTGGCGCTAGCCGTCGGTGTCGGCGCCGTCGATGGTCTGCTTATCATTGCCCAGGCCGCGCTGCTCGCGCTCGTTATCAATGCTGTGGCGATCGAGTCCGCCAATCTATCGGTCGTGTGGCCGTGGCTATGGGGCCTTCTGGGCGTTTTCGCCGGGCGTGCGGTGACTGCCGCGCTGATGACCGTGACCGCATTCGAAGCCGGTGCACGCCTCAAACACGATATACGTCGTCGGCTATATGCCCATATTCGGGCGCTCGGGCCGAACTGGGTTCGCGGTCAGCAAAGTGGCGATCTCGCGACCATGCTGACCGATGGGGTCGAGGCGCTGGAGAACTACTACGTCGCGTATCTGCCGCAGATGCGACTGGCCGCGTTCGTGCCGGTTGCCATCCTGGTTTTCGTGTTTCCGGCCGACTGGGTAGCCGGTGTAATCCTGCTGATCACGGCGCCGCTGATCCCATTTTTCATGGTCGTTATCGGCAAGGGAGCTGAGTATCTGAATCAGCGTCAGTGGCGCCGACTTGCGCGCATGAGTGCCCATTTCTTCGATGCTATCGAAGGCCTGACGACGCTCAAGCTATTCAACGCCAGCCGCCGTGAAGCCGAAGTTGTAGCGCGCATGGCCGATGACTATCGAAGTCGGACAATGGCGGTGTTACGGGTAGCGTTTGTCTCCTCGTTGGTGCTGGAGTTCTTGGCCACGATCGCCATCGCCATGGTCGCGGTCTATGTCGGCTTCCGGCTTTATTACGGCGAGATGTCGTTTTTGCCGGGTCTGTTCGTGTTATTGCTTGCGCCCGAATTCTTCAAGCCGCTGCGCGATATGGGCACCCAGTATCACGCGCGCATGGAGGCAATCGGGGCATCTGAACAGATTGTCGACTTACTCAATACAACCGTGCCACCAGTGGCTGGGGATGCCAGCCCCGTGCGTGAGCAGGCGCTTACTGTCGCGTTCGAGAACGTCGGCTTTGCATATGACGACGGGGTGCAGGTTGTCGACGATGTCAGTTTCCGGGTCGCCCGGGGGCAGCGCGTTGCATTGGTTGGCCCCAGCGGCGCTGGCAAGACCACGCTCAGTCACTTGCTGCTCGGTTTCGTCGCACCGAGTCGTGGGCGTATCGTTGTCAATGGTGTGGATTTAGCCGAGTGCGACGACAATACCTGGTTGCAGAAGGTGGCGTGGCTGCCGCAGCGACCGACGCTTTTCTACGGCACCATCGGCGACAACATCCGGCTTGGTTGCCCGGCAGCCTCAACGGCGTCGGTTCGCCAGGCTGCTGCCGATGCCAATGCCGCCGCCTTCATCGAGGCACTACCGGCGGGTTACGACACGCACGTCGGCGACGGCGGTCAGGGCCTTTCCGGTGGGGAAATCCAGCGCGTCGCGCTTGCACGCGCGTTTTTGAAAAACGCTGAACTCGTGGTGCTGGACGAAGCTAGCGCCAGCCTCGACCCCGAAACCGAACGGCTGGTTACCGATTCGGTCGAACGGCTTGCCGAGGACCGCGCCATGCTGGTCATCGCGCACCGGCTGGATACGGTACGCCGGGCCGATCATATTCTGGTGCTCGACCAAGGGCGCATCGTGGAGCAGGGCGATCACGGTTCGCTGCTGGCTCAGGCCGGTTTGTATGCCGAAATGCTCGGCTTTTACCAGGGCAGCAGCTATGCGTGA